The Pyrobaculum sp. 3827-6 genome has a segment encoding these proteins:
- a CDS encoding type II/IV secretion system ATPase subunit → MIYAHADAALKSRCWLRREGVLVDRGVRTDVCITDDLMYVIIDPEVPDDLQTALLLIMFRGAVPPDEREYPKLIKSVAEGLRDRAVWAMYKDYREVVHYLLDRWSGAREYMGYGALEALMRDPLLTEIVIPQPTAPAAKYTYVPKSLREQLEYIKFQTVELGRYRRVVAVRNEVRMPTNIVIPEPLMYVVVKQLLPSLTMDRPMLTREDPVNKARIAADLLEYNVNIRKMSAVPKPSKSLLKPYTTKPKVAEEHAARGPAHRPEGLEVLALASLVLEMKGSVFFSGGMGSGKTTQLNQLLYLVPPWFQVVVVERGAREIWAPLDGQLLHISVPSEDKLWAALDQALRYGTMHTVVALAEARTPQELRTLVNYKLTGHGALTTMHADTVRDVLLRITEAEAPPEGLDGTFVIQLSAVGGARYVKEAKAVVAGGREVKVVDPAELTPRVASYVEEMYGVDLRRELALRIEALVKAGEVEDPMSARSAIVEMLWLDRVDFKSILEEEAARFGYV, encoded by the coding sequence ATGATCTACGCCCACGCCGACGCCGCCTTAAAAAGCCGTTGCTGGCTTAGGAGGGAGGGGGTGCTTGTGGATAGGGGGGTGAGGACGGATGTCTGTATCACAGACGACTTGATGTACGTCATCATTGACCCCGAGGTGCCGGACGACCTCCAGACGGCTCTCCTCCTTATTATGTTCCGCGGCGCCGTGCCTCCCGACGAGAGGGAGTACCCCAAGCTTATCAAGTCGGTGGCGGAGGGCTTGAGAGACCGCGCGGTGTGGGCGATGTACAAGGATTACAGAGAGGTGGTGCACTACCTCCTCGACCGCTGGTCGGGGGCTAGGGAGTACATGGGCTATGGAGCGCTGGAGGCGTTGATGCGGGATCCCCTCCTCACGGAGATCGTCATACCGCAACCGACGGCCCCGGCGGCTAAGTACACCTACGTGCCCAAGTCGTTGAGGGAGCAGTTGGAGTACATCAAATTCCAGACGGTGGAGCTCGGGCGCTACCGGAGGGTGGTGGCTGTGCGTAACGAGGTGAGGATGCCCACCAACATAGTTATCCCGGAGCCCCTTATGTACGTCGTGGTGAAGCAGTTGCTCCCTTCCCTCACCATGGACCGCCCCATGCTCACGAGGGAGGATCCGGTGAACAAGGCGAGGATAGCCGCAGATCTGCTGGAGTACAACGTGAACATAAGGAAGATGTCTGCAGTCCCGAAGCCCTCTAAATCTCTGCTGAAGCCCTACACGACGAAGCCGAAGGTTGCTGAAGAGCATGCCGCCCGAGGCCCGGCGCATAGGCCTGAGGGGCTTGAGGTTCTGGCTTTGGCCTCTCTTGTCCTAGAGATGAAGGGAAGTGTCTTTTTCTCGGGCGGCATGGGGTCTGGAAAGACGACACAGCTGAACCAGCTTCTGTACCTAGTCCCGCCTTGGTTCCAGGTAGTGGTGGTGGAGAGGGGGGCTAGGGAGATCTGGGCCCCCCTCGACGGCCAGTTGCTTCACATCTCTGTGCCGTCTGAAGACAAGCTGTGGGCCGCCCTCGACCAGGCCCTGCGCTACGGCACGATGCACACCGTGGTGGCGCTCGCCGAGGCCAGGACTCCGCAGGAGTTGCGCACGTTGGTGAACTACAAACTCACGGGCCACGGCGCCCTTACGACGATGCACGCAGACACAGTGAGGGACGTCCTGTTGCGCATCACGGAGGCCGAGGCGCCGCCAGAGGGGCTGGACGGCACGTTTGTAATCCAGCTGTCCGCGGTGGGAGGCGCCAGGTATGTCAAGGAGGCGAAGGCCGTGGTGGCCGGCGGCCGGGAGGTGAAGGTGGTGGATCCCGCTGAGCTGACGCCACGCGTGGCCTCGTACGTCGAGGAGATGTACGGCGTCGATTTGCGGAGGGAGCTCGCGCTGAGGATAGAAGCCCTGGTCAAGGCCGGCGAGGTGGAGGACCCCATGTCAGCTAGGTCTGCTATTGTGGAGATGCTGTGGCTAGATAGGGTGGATTTCAAGTCTATACTTGAGGAGGAGGCGGCGAGGTTTGGCTATGTCTAA
- a CDS encoding ParA family protein: protein MRQVKVVLVSSLDGGVGKTTIATVLGVKKGLSLLVDMDWEKSDLSQLFRVPRKAGWLAPFLRGELPYVHRVSPMLYVMPGYEAYEIYQRMGEDVVGDFVEAMLEWVEHLPKFVTKLRIPVDTVLIDSTAALRLEVLSRLQQMGVYNIFIADRRLIARISDVKAEQYRRYMAYSSLVAVNLLEKDELKMARKITPIAVKRVAIGEYYGEAVANDVLRDRDNRKAVDQILARIKTA from the coding sequence ATGAGGCAGGTGAAGGTGGTGCTGGTCTCTTCTCTAGACGGCGGGGTGGGGAAGACGACCATAGCCACGGTGCTTGGGGTGAAGAAGGGGCTGTCTCTGCTGGTAGACATGGATTGGGAAAAGAGCGATTTATCTCAGCTGTTTAGAGTGCCGAGGAAGGCGGGGTGGCTGGCGCCGTTTCTCAGAGGGGAGCTTCCCTACGTCCACAGAGTGTCGCCTATGCTCTACGTGATGCCGGGGTACGAGGCTTATGAGATCTATCAAAGGATGGGTGAGGACGTGGTGGGGGACTTCGTCGAGGCTATGCTTGAGTGGGTTGAACATCTGCCTAAGTTCGTGACTAAGTTGCGCATACCTGTGGACACGGTCTTAATAGACAGTACGGCGGCGCTGAGGCTGGAGGTGCTGTCTAGGCTACAGCAGATGGGCGTCTACAACATCTTTATTGCCGACCGCCGGCTTATCGCGCGTATATCCGACGTCAAGGCTGAGCAGTACCGCCGCTACATGGCCTACTCCTCTCTCGTTGCCGTGAACCTCTTGGAAAAAGACGAGTTGAAGATGGCGAGGAAAATCACGCCCATCGCCGTAAAGAGAGTGGCGATTGGGGAGTACTACGGAGAGGCGGTGGCGAACGACGTGTTGAGAGACAGGGATAATAGAAAGGCTGTTGACCAGATACTGGCTCGTATAAAGACGGCATGA
- a CDS encoding ATP:cob(I)alamin adenosyltransferase, whose amino-acid sequence MPVLSKPCVLAGTCPGDLGDTEVLWLGRQMCVSKASNIIKVFGALEAALGYINYAAVVCRRQGKCLSRAYWSLFNLGLYLATGDDKYYGRSLHMLNKALRCILPLLPDSPLGWLYCLDRCCAAVNNARIWVRWAERRMAAVEEGREAILVLNHLGNVLFEVMRTCRHGVKTSREFVVVRPAPPPASLPYWW is encoded by the coding sequence GTGCCCGTATTAAGCAAGCCTTGCGTATTGGCGGGGACCTGCCCGGGTGATCTAGGCGACACAGAGGTTCTGTGGCTGGGGCGCCAGATGTGCGTCTCGAAGGCGTCGAATATCATCAAGGTATTCGGCGCCTTGGAGGCCGCCCTGGGGTACATAAACTACGCGGCTGTGGTGTGTAGAAGACAGGGAAAATGTCTGAGTAGGGCCTACTGGTCCTTGTTTAATCTAGGTCTCTACCTAGCCACGGGTGACGATAAATACTACGGTAGGAGTCTACATATGCTTAATAAGGCTCTGAGGTGTATCCTACCTCTCCTGCCCGACTCCCCCCTGGGGTGGCTGTACTGCCTAGACAGGTGCTGTGCGGCTGTTAACAACGCCAGGATTTGGGTGAGGTGGGCCGAGAGGAGGATGGCCGCCGTGGAGGAGGGCAGAGAGGCCATCCTAGTACTAAATCACCTGGGCAACGTGTTGTTTGAAGTCATGAGGACGTGCAGACACGGCGTCAAGACCTCCAGAGAATTCGTCGTGGTGAGGCCCGCCCCCCCGCCTGCGTCTCTGCCGTATTGGTGGTAG
- a CDS encoding tyrosine-type recombinase/integrase, protein MARGTPINQRRLSQVMLQLKDFKDAMQRLWEEAYLYPTWPRTLTYVLGATGRRLGEALALATTDIDFEARRITWRIEKKRGEFYLTLPASDRLLKLLRRYIALGGVSHKLFDVSKQRASYKVKKTLEELGLRGWTAHDLRHAWILLALLETKSLELVRRWVAHSDYELLAYYSRTVGLEMERPLVEL, encoded by the coding sequence ATGGCCCGGGGAACTCCCATTAACCAGAGGAGGCTAAGCCAAGTCATGTTGCAACTCAAAGATTTCAAAGACGCCATGCAGAGGCTGTGGGAGGAGGCCTACCTCTATCCTACGTGGCCAAGGACGCTGACTTACGTGCTAGGTGCCACCGGGAGGAGGCTGGGGGAGGCCCTCGCCCTCGCGACCACCGACATCGACTTCGAGGCGAGGAGAATCACATGGAGGATTGAGAAGAAGAGGGGGGAGTTTTATCTCACCCTGCCAGCCTCCGACAGATTGCTAAAGCTGTTGCGGAGGTACATCGCCCTGGGCGGCGTCTCCCACAAGTTGTTTGACGTGTCAAAGCAGAGGGCCAGTTACAAGGTGAAGAAGACGCTCGAGGAGCTGGGCCTCCGAGGATGGACAGCACACGATCTCCGCCATGCGTGGATACTCCTGGCTCTTCTGGAGACAAAATCGCTGGAGCTCGTTAGGCGCTGGGTAGCCCACAGCGACTACGAACTACTCGCTTACTACTCACGCACTGTGGGGCTTGAGATGGAGAGACCCCTGGTAGAGCTCTAA
- a CDS encoding helix-turn-helix domain-containing protein: protein MFVNPYWAKLSDEQKIGVVRCLRETLGLSVSDIARMAGVTPAAVVQWLSGRSTPTPEKLQKMHETDPLTVEKCLPAPPVTQLEIDIALETLARALRDKSLREYVTTRLAQLLPGLKIEIAYTATANDVELFRQKLVAENLTGDTVNRYIRYLVRFLQHVGWSLTPESLQSVYTYSDSYKIRRETIIALKRFIDLVVKAREPQIAPILYDAVKTPPVKKNKNGFRLPTIEEVRRVWEEAHKISPCAAAVWGIMAETGVRFDHLHRAAITGLQLDKRRLLLGETDGPKKQPLIFLTEGAVRYLKEVYLPWREAHHARGDKLFPCKEHTLYEWLKEARERAGLPWLEPRLLRKFHAQWLLDRGVDVADIALLQGRSLPGGLAVTIEHYIQDYERRLRTVFEKYTPRLFS from the coding sequence ATGTTTGTAAACCCGTACTGGGCAAAACTGAGCGACGAACAAAAGATCGGCGTGGTGAGGTGCTTGAGGGAGACTTTAGGGCTTTCGGTCTCAGACATTGCCAGGATGGCTGGGGTCACCCCGGCCGCCGTCGTTCAGTGGCTCAGCGGGAGATCCACGCCTACTCCGGAGAAGTTGCAGAAGATGCACGAGACTGATCCTTTGACCGTCGAGAAGTGTTTGCCGGCGCCACCTGTCACTCAGCTTGAGATAGATATTGCGCTGGAAACCCTGGCTAGGGCTCTCCGAGACAAGTCGTTGAGGGAATATGTCACCACGCGGCTTGCGCAGTTACTCCCAGGTCTGAAGATTGAGATCGCCTACACGGCAACTGCTAACGACGTCGAGCTGTTTCGACAGAAACTGGTAGCAGAGAACCTTACCGGCGACACTGTAAACAGGTACATACGTTACTTGGTTAGGTTTCTTCAACACGTGGGGTGGTCGCTAACTCCAGAGTCCTTGCAATCGGTCTATACATACTCAGATAGCTATAAAATACGCCGTGAGACTATAATCGCCTTGAAGCGCTTCATAGATCTCGTGGTCAAGGCGAGGGAGCCACAGATAGCTCCTATACTATACGACGCGGTCAAGACGCCGCCGGTGAAGAAGAACAAAAACGGCTTCCGCCTCCCCACTATCGAGGAGGTTAGACGCGTCTGGGAGGAGGCTCACAAAATATCGCCATGCGCAGCCGCGGTGTGGGGAATAATGGCAGAGACAGGTGTCAGATTTGACCACCTACACCGCGCCGCCATAACCGGCCTACAGCTAGACAAGAGGAGGCTACTACTAGGGGAGACAGATGGACCCAAGAAGCAGCCCCTCATATTTCTCACGGAGGGTGCAGTCAGATACCTCAAAGAGGTATACCTGCCATGGAGGGAGGCCCATCATGCGCGTGGCGACAAGTTATTCCCCTGCAAAGAACACACTCTATACGAATGGCTGAAAGAAGCAAGGGAGCGGGCTGGCTTGCCTTGGCTAGAGCCAAGACTCCTCCGTAAGTTCCACGCTCAGTGGCTACTGGACCGCGGTGTAGATGTCGCAGATATCGCTCTTCTCCAAGGCAGATCCCTGCCGGGCGGCTTGGCGGTAACGATTGAACACTACATACAGGATTATGAGAGGAGGCTACGTACTGTTTTTGAAAAATATACGCCAAGGCTTTTTTCATAA
- a CDS encoding CBS domain-containing protein, producing MKAEIIARKPPITATPDMRIKDVAKILVEKRVGLVVIVDKAQPDVVIGVVSERDIVRAVANNVDLNQPVKEIMTSPVITVEGEEPIWNVAKIMREHNIRHVVVTNKGRLYGVISIRDMVGEESVLKSLVEYGTQEEHRPSAD from the coding sequence ATGAAAGCCGAAATTATAGCCAGGAAACCGCCTATTACCGCAACTCCCGATATGCGTATTAAAGACGTCGCCAAGATTCTGGTAGAGAAAAGAGTCGGCCTAGTGGTGATTGTAGACAAGGCACAGCCCGACGTCGTGATTGGCGTGGTTTCTGAACGCGACATCGTGAGGGCAGTGGCTAACAACGTAGATCTTAACCAGCCAGTTAAGGAGATAATGACCTCCCCGGTGATAACTGTTGAGGGGGAGGAGCCTATTTGGAACGTGGCTAAGATCATGCGTGAACACAATATTAGGCACGTAGTTGTTACAAACAAAGGCAGGCTTTACGGTGTGATATCTATAAGAGACATGGTAGGAGAAGAGTCCGTACTAAAGAGTCTTGTGGAATACGGCACACAGGAGGAACATAGACCAAGCGCTGATTAA
- a CDS encoding universal stress protein has protein sequence MEVIVVGYDGSPQAKKALEKARSIAEKFGSKIYVVHVIDTAVLSLSDMFSSPAVLASLKEKAEQLIKEALAALGPRAEGKVVEGDPAHEIVKFAREVNASLIILGARGLSTIRRILMGSVSSRVVQESPIDVLIVKG, from the coding sequence ATGGAGGTAATAGTGGTTGGCTACGACGGCTCTCCACAAGCAAAAAAGGCGCTGGAAAAGGCGAGGAGTATAGCTGAGAAATTCGGCTCCAAGATCTACGTCGTACACGTCATAGACACAGCAGTCTTGTCTCTGTCAGATATGTTCTCCTCACCGGCGGTGCTCGCCAGTCTTAAAGAAAAGGCCGAGCAACTAATAAAGGAGGCTCTGGCGGCTCTGGGCCCCCGCGCCGAGGGGAAGGTCGTCGAGGGGGACCCGGCGCACGAGATTGTCAAGTTTGCAAGAGAGGTTAACGCGTCGTTGATTATACTCGGGGCAAGGGGGCTGTCGACTATCAGGAGGATACTGATGGGAAGCGTCTCCTCTAGAGTGGTGCAGGAGTCCCCCATAGACGTATTGATTGTAAAGGGCTAG
- a CDS encoding MFS transporter: MGLSYWLRGNVGAMIISWFLFAISGSLTFPYLSKYLHLLGASDIEIGVVRSLGSLAVLLTILPGGVLTDVIGRKRSIVIGTWGIALVQFLYAVVNDWRQFAAVYVVDWALHFYQPALTAILLDSLPPEKRGGGMMLTAVLPQIPWLFLPPVGGYLLDHMGLMGMRLSFIISGVISTSVAVLRMKALQETIQVKPLDREALVREVAQSYIFWRGLFSIPRFVAYVTLLGLLTSLAGIALQTFGVLYATGVIGIDNTSWGVIQSATTAVGIFFGIVLMPVIDKAPRVTALFSGLMLMAVGYFMIGVWSNVVALVTAAIIVGIGGEVAMSIRRALVGDYITPENRGKIMGTTLALEYLGSIAGGLTVAYLYSASPRYAFIFSGAVLLIAAAPLVKEALQAR, translated from the coding sequence GTGGGTCTCTCGTACTGGCTTAGGGGAAACGTCGGCGCTATGATAATCTCCTGGTTTTTATTCGCCATATCTGGCTCGCTGACTTTTCCCTACCTGTCGAAGTATCTGCACCTGCTGGGGGCCTCGGATATTGAGATAGGCGTGGTGCGCTCTCTGGGCTCTCTCGCTGTGTTGCTCACGATTCTGCCGGGGGGCGTTTTAACCGACGTGATTGGTAGGAAGCGGTCTATTGTTATTGGCACGTGGGGTATTGCGCTCGTGCAGTTTCTCTACGCCGTTGTAAACGACTGGAGGCAGTTCGCGGCTGTCTACGTGGTGGACTGGGCGCTCCACTTCTACCAACCCGCCTTAACTGCTATACTGCTGGACTCGCTACCGCCGGAGAAGAGGGGAGGGGGGATGATGCTCACGGCGGTGCTACCCCAAATCCCCTGGCTCTTTCTGCCGCCGGTGGGGGGCTATCTGCTTGACCACATGGGTTTGATGGGGATGCGGCTCTCTTTCATAATTTCCGGCGTCATCTCCACGTCGGTGGCAGTGCTCCGCATGAAGGCTCTGCAGGAGACAATACAAGTCAAGCCGTTGGATAGAGAGGCGCTGGTGAGGGAGGTGGCGCAGTCTTACATATTTTGGCGCGGCCTCTTTTCAATACCCCGCTTCGTGGCCTACGTAACTCTCTTGGGGTTGTTGACGTCGCTGGCCGGCATAGCTCTGCAGACCTTCGGCGTGCTCTACGCCACGGGCGTCATAGGTATTGACAACACTTCTTGGGGGGTGATTCAGAGCGCCACCACCGCAGTTGGCATATTCTTCGGCATCGTCTTGATGCCGGTTATCGACAAGGCGCCGCGCGTCACGGCGCTGTTCTCGGGACTTATGCTAATGGCCGTGGGGTACTTCATGATTGGGGTGTGGTCTAACGTCGTGGCGCTGGTCACCGCGGCTATAATCGTCGGCATAGGCGGCGAGGTGGCCATGTCTATAAGGAGGGCCCTGGTGGGTGACTACATAACTCCGGAAAACAGGGGGAAGATTATGGGGACCACCCTCGCCTTGGAATACCTAGGGTCGATCGCGGGCGGCTTGACAGTGGCGTATCTATACTCGGCCTCGCCCCGCTACGCGTTTATTTTCTCCGGCGCAGTGCTTCTCATAGCCGCGGCTCCTTTGGTTAAAGAGGCGCTTCAAGCCCGCTAG
- a CDS encoding sulfite exporter TauE/SafE family protein produces MYWIAVLAGFLGGFLGPLIGVGGGVVIVPMLNLSGVEFQTAVAASLFSIVVTSLTSIYNYRRSIDTSLLLRYMAFSVVAAVASAFISVKFSGNWVKLVYGVYLIIIGVVLLLNKRPSRPAPWLGYMLVFVGGFVSSLFGVGGGTIFVPALILVSGMEAKIAAAMSMGVIFPTVLASTLTYAWLGVLELGLAVFIALGSFAGSFLASRYVMPRLGSSSVKRLFVGYVFAVGVYYLWSNLALSLS; encoded by the coding sequence ATGTATTGGATCGCCGTACTGGCTGGATTCCTGGGGGGTTTTCTAGGCCCTCTCATAGGCGTGGGGGGTGGGGTCGTTATCGTGCCTATGTTGAATCTGTCTGGTGTGGAGTTCCAAACCGCGGTAGCGGCTAGTCTGTTTTCTATAGTGGTGACGTCTCTCACCTCTATCTATAACTACAGGCGGAGTATAGACACGTCGTTGTTGTTGAGGTACATGGCGTTTTCCGTCGTGGCTGCGGTAGCCAGCGCCTTCATATCTGTGAAGTTTTCGGGGAATTGGGTTAAGCTAGTTTATGGAGTCTACCTAATAATTATCGGAGTGGTTTTGTTGCTTAATAAGAGGCCTAGTAGGCCGGCGCCGTGGCTGGGTTACATGCTTGTGTTCGTGGGGGGATTTGTCTCCTCCCTATTCGGCGTGGGTGGGGGGACTATTTTCGTCCCTGCTCTCATCCTGGTGTCCGGTATGGAGGCTAAGATCGCGGCGGCGATGAGCATGGGCGTTATTTTCCCCACCGTCCTAGCCTCGACACTCACATATGCGTGGCTTGGCGTGCTGGAGCTGGGGCTGGCTGTGTTTATAGCGTTGGGTAGCTTCGCCGGCTCTTTCCTCGCGAGTAGGTACGTGATGCCTCGGCTGGGGTCCAGCTCTGTAAAGAGGCTGTTCGTGGGCTATGTGTTTGCAGTAGGTGTGTACTACCTATGGAGTAACCTTGCCCTGTCCTTGTCTTAG
- a CDS encoding preprotein translocase subunit Sec61beta, with product MARRKKYEGLNPFVAAGLIKFSEEGELEKIKLTPRAAVVISIAIVAALIAINVILPPP from the coding sequence ATGGCACGTCGGAAGAAGTACGAAGGCCTCAACCCATTCGTCGCCGCAGGCCTCATTAAATTCAGCGAGGAAGGCGAATTGGAGAAAATTAAGCTCACCCCCAGAGCCGCCGTAGTCATATCAATAGCCATAGTAGCGGCCTTAATCGCGATAAACGTAATACTCCCGCCTCCCTAA
- a CDS encoding ABC transporter substrate-binding protein, whose product MNKTVIAGIAAALILLAIVAVLMTQAPPAQTPTATPSTPTSPRQTTTTTTTTPTTTTQTATPQAAVLTIGVTDKVTDLDPSNAYDFFTWEVLYNTMAGLVRYKPGTTELEPDLAESWSAQDGGRVWVFRLRPNLKFCDGTPLTAQDVKRSIDRVMKINGDPAWLVTDFVEKVEAPNATTVVFYLKKPVSYFLALVATPPYFPVHPRYNPDKVDSDQTAGGAGPYCIKTFVRDQQIVLEANPYYYGPRPQFTQVVVRFYKDATTLRLALERGEVDIAWRTLNPPDVEALRATGKYKVVEVPGSFIRYIVLNLNMPELKDVKVRQALAAAVCRKDIANVVYRGTVAPLFTLIPQGMWSSYPVFQEKYGDCNTDLAKQLLQQAGYGAGKKLNIELWYTPTHYGDTEKDLAAVLKEQWEATGAVSVTIKSAEWATYVQQLRSGAMMVSLLGWYPDYLDPDDYTTPFLRSGANKWLGNGYSNPQMDQILDKASTELSQQAREQLYRQAQQILAEDVPIIPLIQGKLFIVTKPNIQVVVDPTMILRYWAIKT is encoded by the coding sequence ATGAATAAAACAGTTATAGCGGGCATAGCCGCGGCGCTAATTCTGTTGGCTATTGTTGCTGTGTTAATGACGCAGGCGCCGCCAGCCCAGACCCCGACGGCCACCCCATCGACGCCGACGTCTCCCAGGCAGACTACCACCACGACAACGACCACGCCTACTACCACAACTCAGACCGCGACTCCACAAGCCGCTGTGTTGACTATCGGCGTGACTGACAAAGTCACCGACCTGGACCCGTCTAACGCGTACGACTTCTTTACGTGGGAGGTGCTCTACAACACCATGGCGGGCCTCGTGAGATATAAGCCTGGGACAACAGAACTGGAGCCAGACCTCGCCGAGAGCTGGTCGGCGCAGGACGGCGGCCGGGTCTGGGTGTTTAGGCTGAGGCCGAATCTCAAGTTCTGCGACGGGACGCCCCTCACGGCGCAGGACGTGAAGAGGTCGATTGACCGGGTTATGAAGATAAACGGCGACCCCGCGTGGCTCGTTACTGACTTCGTAGAGAAGGTAGAGGCCCCCAACGCCACCACCGTCGTCTTCTACCTAAAGAAGCCCGTGTCTTACTTCCTCGCGCTGGTGGCAACCCCGCCCTACTTCCCGGTGCACCCCAGGTACAACCCCGATAAGGTGGACTCGGACCAGACGGCCGGCGGCGCCGGGCCCTACTGCATAAAGACCTTTGTGAGGGATCAGCAGATTGTGCTGGAGGCGAACCCCTACTACTACGGCCCCAGGCCGCAGTTCACCCAGGTTGTTGTTAGGTTCTATAAAGACGCCACGACTCTGAGGCTCGCCCTTGAGAGGGGCGAGGTGGACATCGCGTGGAGGACGCTCAACCCACCTGACGTGGAGGCGCTGAGGGCGACTGGGAAGTACAAGGTGGTGGAGGTGCCGGGCTCCTTCATTAGGTACATAGTCCTCAACCTCAACATGCCTGAGCTTAAAGACGTAAAGGTGAGGCAGGCCCTCGCCGCCGCCGTATGCAGGAAAGACATTGCAAACGTGGTGTACCGCGGCACTGTGGCGCCCCTATTCACGCTGATACCCCAGGGCATGTGGTCCTCCTACCCAGTTTTCCAAGAGAAGTACGGCGACTGCAACACCGACCTCGCCAAGCAGTTGCTACAGCAGGCAGGATACGGCGCGGGGAAGAAGCTGAACATCGAGCTGTGGTACACCCCGACCCACTACGGCGACACTGAGAAAGACCTCGCCGCGGTGCTGAAGGAGCAGTGGGAAGCCACCGGCGCGGTGTCTGTGACTATTAAATCCGCCGAGTGGGCCACGTACGTACAGCAGTTGAGAAGCGGCGCCATGATGGTATCCCTCCTGGGCTGGTACCCCGACTACCTAGATCCGGATGACTACACCACGCCGTTTTTGAGAAGCGGCGCCAACAAGTGGCTGGGCAACGGCTACAGCAACCCGCAGATGGACCAGATACTAGACAAGGCGTCCACCGAGCTCAGCCAGCAGGCAAGAGAACAGCTCTACAGACAGGCGCAGCAGATCCTCGCGGAGGACGTACCCATTATCCCACTGATACAGGGCAAGCTCTTCATAGTGACCAAGCCCAACATCCAGGTGGTAGTCGACCCAACGATGATTCTACGGTACTGGGCAATTAAAACCTAG
- a CDS encoding ABC transporter permease: protein MMLRAGAAVVAFVLILSALAPLIAPYDPAKRSGDPLSPPGPGHVFGTDNLGRDVFSRVLYGGQVMIAISLLATLLSASVGFTLGMFSGYVGGGVDRALGMVMDSMYAFPSLILAIAIASVLGPSPVNAALAIGVVYIPTYFRMARNETMVVKSSLFVEAAVSLGMSRWRVVFRHILPNLVPSLVVVATINVADAALTESALAFLGYTVTPPTPDWGLDLSSARSYIVNGDWWLLAPGFFIVLTALGFSMLGEGLGERLGKKD, encoded by the coding sequence ATGATGCTGAGGGCCGGCGCGGCGGTGGTGGCTTTTGTCCTGATCCTCTCGGCGCTGGCGCCCCTCATCGCGCCTTATGACCCCGCGAAGAGGTCGGGTGACCCCCTCTCCCCGCCGGGGCCAGGCCACGTATTCGGCACCGACAACCTGGGTAGAGACGTGTTTAGCCGGGTTCTATACGGAGGCCAGGTGATGATTGCCATTTCCCTACTGGCCACCCTGCTGTCCGCCTCCGTGGGGTTTACCCTGGGCATGTTCTCGGGGTACGTGGGCGGTGGGGTGGATAGGGCGTTGGGTATGGTTATGGACAGCATGTACGCCTTTCCCAGCCTGATCTTGGCTATTGCAATCGCCAGCGTCCTGGGGCCTAGCCCTGTGAACGCCGCCTTGGCCATCGGCGTAGTGTACATACCGACGTACTTCAGGATGGCGCGTAACGAGACGATGGTGGTGAAGTCAAGCCTCTTCGTGGAGGCCGCCGTCTCCCTGGGCATGTCTAGGTGGAGGGTTGTGTTTCGCCACATCCTCCCGAACCTCGTGCCGTCGCTGGTGGTGGTGGCCACGATAAACGTCGCAGATGCGGCGCTTACAGAATCCGCACTGGCCTTCCTCGGCTACACAGTGACCCCGCCCACTCCGGACTGGGGCCTCGACCTCTCAAGCGCGAGGTCGTACATAGTAAACGGCGACTGGTGGCTACTGGCGCCCGGCTTCTTTATAGTGCTGACTGCCCTGGGCTTCTCAATGCTGGGGGAGGGCCTGGGGGAGAGGCTGGGTAAAAAAGACTAG